The Mytilus galloprovincialis chromosome 3, xbMytGall1.hap1.1, whole genome shotgun sequence genomic interval AAAGTATGCTAGATGTCATCCATGTAAATCTCCACCAAGTATCGCACTGCCTATACCATCAGCTGGAGGTGGCCACTCGCAGTGTGTTGTGTGTAAACGCCGAGGTCCAAAGCTAGTAGTTGTCCCAACAAACgctagatttaatatatttttggataaaCTCATTATACTCACAGTTGGTGCCAGATGTTGTCCAGGACACTTGTGCAATGACATATTTTTACCTGATGCACTTGACAGAATTTCACATTCGCAGTCTTCGTCCATTTTCAACCGTACTGATTTAATGGACCTAATTACGCAAATCCGAGATATGGCTTTGAGAGGAAGCAAGCGGCGAATAGATTTTGATACAGAAAATGCACTTACAAGCTCAGACATTTTAAATTTAACAGGCCTTTCTAAGGAAAACTTTAATGACCTATGTTCAATTGTCCAAAAGGGTAATTTGCGAGATTCTCGGACTCGAAGTGTCCGGACATGTATTGGAATATTTCTAACAAAATTGAAGTCTGGTTTatcaaataaacttttatcaacaCTTTTTAATCTTGGTAAAGATTCTGTTAGACGTGCTATTGCATCAGCTAGAAAATACTTGTCTGAAAATTTTGTTCCCTCTAATCTAGGATTTAATCATATAAGTAGGGAAGAGGTTATAACATCGCATACTCGACCTCTAGCGCAATCACTGTTCGGAAAAGGAATGTATCCTGCAATTATAGTCGCAGATGGCACTTATATCTATATCCAGAAAAGTTCACAATTCAAGTTCCAACGTAAATGTTTTAGCATGCACAAACATCGACCATTGGTTAAACCAATGGTCTTTGTTACAACTTCTGGTTACATAATAAGTGTAATTGGACCGTACTTTAGCGACGGCAAAAACAACGATGCACAAATAATGAAgcacataattcaacatgacatTGAAGAATTTAAAGAATGGGTGACTGAGGATGACATAATGATTGTCGATCGTGGCTTTAGAGATGCACTTGACTTACTGCAAGAAATGGGTATTCAAACAAAAATGCCAGCTTTTAATAAAAAAGGGGAGTCTCAACTTCCAGTTGAAGACAGCAACGTAACAAGACTTGTTACAAAAATCCGTTGGGTGGTAGAGTCCGTTAATGGCCGCATTAAATCATGGAAATATCTTGATAGAGTTTTACCAAATAGCCAGATTCCGTTTGTATCTGATTATGTAAATATTGCCTGTGCAATCATGAACAAATATTGGCCAGAACTAAATACAGGTGACTTAGAACAAGATGAACAATTGGCGTCTAAAATGCTTTATCTTTCAAAGCAAAAGAACTTACTCCATGAGAAAATAATAGAGGAAGGCCTTGACAAACGTTCTTGTAAATGGCAAAAGATTGATGCTTCATCCGCCCCTACTTTTCCTCGTTTATCAGAAGAAGATATAAGAAATATTACTGTTGGAGTCTACCAACTAAAACTTGCTCCATGTTATACCAGAGAACACCTAGATGACGATGGTAATTATGAAGTTTTTACATGTGACCATGAAGAGAATCTTTTGTGTGCTAAAATTCAGTCAAGACATATATCATCAAAACGCTATCGTGTATGGGTTAAATATGATGACATTAGTGTCGTGGGTTGGTATTGCCAGTGCAAAGCCGGAAGTCGTGTTGTAGGAACTTGCTCCCATGTTACAGCCTTAATTTGGTATCTTGGTATTGGAAAGTACACGGATAACATTTTTGAAAACTGTCGTGATTGGAGCAAATATCTTCTCGACGCTCGTAACCTGCCA includes:
- the LOC143068258 gene encoding uncharacterized protein LOC143068258 encodes the protein MSTPRNYNCILCSKRPKTRDRRKLIGPNNKSLRKCLQQKFFIEHDKINHANSVICNKCRIRCSREIDTNVRCPIQTTISESINDDTEYVPPAKYARCHPCKSPPSIALPIPSAGGGHSQCVVCKRRGPKLVVVPTNARFNIFLDKLIILTVGARCCPGHLCNDIFLPDALDRISHSQSSSIFNRTDLMDLITQIRDMALRGSKRRIDFDTENALTSSDILNLTGLSKENFNDLCSIVQKGNLRDSRTRSVRTCIGIFLTKLKSGLSNKLLSTLFNLGKDSVRRAIASARKYLSENFVPSNLGFNHISREEVITSHTRPLAQSLFGKGMYPAIIVADGTYIYIQKSSQFKFQRKCFSMHKHRPLVKPMVFVTTSGYIISVIGPYFSDGKNNDAQIMKHIIQHDIEEFKEWVTEDDIMIVDRGFRDALDLLQEMGIQTKMPAFNKKGESQLPVEDSNVTRLVTKIRWVVESVNGRIKSWKYLDRVLPNSQIPFVSDYVNIACAIMNKYWPELNTGDLEQDEQLASKMLYLSKQKNLLHEKIIEEGLDKRSCKWQKIDASSAPTFPRLSEEDIRNITVGVYQLKLAPCYTREHLDDDGNYEVFTCDHEENLLCAKIQSRHISSKRYRVWVKYDDISVVGWYCQCKAGSRVVGTCSHVTALIWYLGIGKYTDNIFENCRDWSKYLLDARNLPDPVTVDESDNEEANDEE